The following coding sequences lie in one Brevibacterium marinum genomic window:
- a CDS encoding DUF2550 domain-containing protein — MPLIRPNFSDPSITLATVNPSVLLIVLLSLVGLALALIVVVTIRRRSISKLSGAFDCSINVGEESSSRPRWRLGVAVFSVASLDWYPVFALTRRAAVRLPRADLDILVRRKPTSGEQYSVLPDAVVVDCSYGKADGRPRSVSLAMDTESLSTMASWLESSPPGFNPTMGRFT; from the coding sequence TTGCCGCTGATCAGGCCGAACTTCTCTGATCCGTCAATTACACTGGCAACCGTGAACCCTTCCGTCCTGCTGATCGTTCTGCTCTCGTTAGTGGGACTCGCTCTTGCGCTGATCGTCGTGGTGACGATCCGTCGCAGGTCGATTTCGAAGCTCTCCGGTGCTTTTGACTGTTCCATCAACGTGGGCGAGGAATCCTCTTCTCGCCCACGTTGGCGTTTGGGTGTCGCCGTGTTCTCGGTGGCCTCACTGGACTGGTATCCGGTATTCGCGTTGACTCGACGCGCCGCGGTGCGTCTGCCGCGCGCCGACCTCGATATCCTCGTCCGGCGCAAACCCACGTCTGGCGAGCAGTACTCCGTGCTGCCGGACGCGGTGGTGGTTGACTGTTCTTACGGCAAGGCCGACGGTCGGCCCCGCTCCGTATCACTGGCCATGGACACCGAGTCGCTGTCGACGATGGCATCATGGTTGGAGTCCTCGCCACCTGGATTCAATCCGACGATGGGAAGGTTCACCTGA
- a CDS encoding F0F1 ATP synthase subunit epsilon — protein sequence MAALDVNVVAADREVWVGEAKRVIARTSDGEIGILPGHEPVLGVVADGEARILTPADETIRVQADGGFLSVENNRVIIAADQAELL from the coding sequence ATGGCTGCACTCGATGTGAACGTCGTAGCAGCCGACCGTGAGGTATGGGTCGGTGAGGCCAAGCGCGTCATCGCCCGTACCTCGGACGGCGAGATCGGCATCCTGCCAGGTCACGAGCCCGTGCTGGGTGTTGTAGCCGATGGTGAGGCCCGTATTCTCACTCCTGCGGATGAGACCATCCGGGTTCAGGCCGATGGTGGTTTCCTATCGGTGGAGAATAATCGCGTCATCATTGCCGCTGATCAGGCCGAACTTCTCTGA